A genomic window from Cydia amplana chromosome 3, ilCydAmpl1.1, whole genome shotgun sequence includes:
- the LOC134662459 gene encoding uncharacterized protein LOC134662459, whose translation MALCVCKCLNVTLGSDKVEDNVDIKKLELSPTEQRDIFFSEKLVSTPLNSLKSQVVQPALVCQRAVGRWTLHSCLACGLVTHAISQDRPSTVLIPKATQTTQEKINNLKKTSNFSPVFNLLVPEVTSLDMKENVDTNNIVNDKKGWQPAQQAIGTLSKQLTQTLQSQLEAIEDTVRQFRDQKYAEFEAYKDRAQRDHKILASIVSKTRDSLNGDGFRVDTSLDNGPPSPQLPPLQRRRLSSFKDAKKTSQNIVKHNRDLPPEEDSLEAEDIFDIEGMDSHNHMISDQDDYDDSDVDVSNDEGIHIVRGRGAANLDLARSLPINVPVFPAERAARETDTDEEPHDIAASIKALARSVHGDVFELPRPRFSTQI comes from the exons ATGGCTCTCTGTGTTTGTAAATGCCTAAATGTAACATTAGGAAGTGATAAAGTAGAAGATAATgtagatataaaaaaattggAGTTATCACCCACGGAACAAAGGGATATCTTTTTCAGTGAG aaaTTGGTTTCAACGCCATTGAATTCTCTGAAGAGTCAAGTGGTGCAACCAGCCCTGGTGTGCCAGCGAGCCGTGGGCCGTTGGACGCTGCACTCCTGCCTGGCCTGCGGGCTGGTCACGCACGCCATCTCACAGGACAGGCCTAGTACTGTTCTCATTCCCAAAGCCACACAA ACCACACAAgagaaaataaataatcttaAGAAGACAAGCAATTTTTCTCCAGTTTTTAATTTACTTGTGCCAGAAGTGACTAGCTTGGACATGAAAGAGAATGTGGACACAAACAATATAGTTAATGATAAGAAAGGCTGGCAGCCGGCACAGCAGGCCATCGGCACGCTGAGCAAGCAGCTCACGCAGACCCTGCAGTCGCAGCTTGAAGCCATTGAGGATACTGTCAGGCAGTTCCGAGACCAAAAGTATGCCGAGTTTGAAGCATACAAAGACAGAGCACAAAGGGATCACAAGATATTAGCTAG TATAGTAAGCAAAACCCGAGACAGCCTGAACGGAGACGGCTTCCGGGTGGACACTTCCCTCGACAATGGACCCCCTTCGCCACAACTACCTCCACTTCAGAGAAGAAGACTGTCTTCATTCAAAGATGCCAAAAAAACATCACAGAATATTGTTAAG CACAACAGGGACCTTCCCCCAGAAGAAGATTCGCTGGAAGCAGAAGATATCTTCGACATAGAAGGGATGGACTCGCACAACCACATGATCTCAGACCAGGATGACTACGACGATTCTGatg TGGACGTCAGCAACGACGAAGGCATCCACATTGTGCGCGGGCGTGGCGCCGCTAACCTCGACCTGGCGCGCTCGCTGCCCATCAACGTGCCCGTGTTCCCCGCCGAGCGCGCGGCCCGGGAGACCGACACCGAC GAGGAGCCGCACGACATCGCGGCGAGCATCAAGGCGCTGGCGCGCTCCGTGCACGGCGACGTGTTCGAGCTGCCGCGCCCGCGCTTCAGCACGCAGATCTAA
- the LOC134662460 gene encoding cysteine--tRNA ligase, cytoplasmic: protein MSKRSQPIWSRPLNNEERPVLRLYNSLSRQKEEFVCSNGNRVNWYTCGPTVYDASHMGHARSYISFDILRRVMSNYFGLDILYVMNITDIDDKIIKRARQNHLYEKYAKEERDLSKTIDDATTVVNYYENIVRTTGDPDKKVAMQKMLDSVASAVQDLKLAVECKNDAKISEAKNALLTSAKDPISEWLDSQFGSTVTDNAIFTTLPRYWENEFHKDMKALNVLPPDVLTRVSEYVPQIVKFIEKIIENGLAYESNGSVYFNVSEFDSKKHHHYARLVPEAYGDTNSLQEGEGDLSADSSEKRSANDFALWKRSKAGEPSWGSPWGLGRPGWHIECSAMAADVLGDTLDVHTGGVDLKFPHHDNELAQSEAYFDKPGWVKYFLHTGHLTIAGCKMSKSLKNFVTIGEALRRHSARQLRLAFLLHGWKDTLDYSTNTMEMAIQTEKMFNEFFLTVKDAMRAGFDEGCGGAWRVEERALAAKLQAAKDQVHAALCDNIDTRGALDALRELVAACHVFLRRAAPRPAPLLAAAARYVTDVLHVFGAVEGPRGGIGFPVGGGDNVCLEEVVMPYLEALSTFRARVRDAARAVKATDVLALCDQLRDVDLPELGVRLEDKPDRTVVKLVSKEELMREKEEKKRIEAEKLKKKQELAEAQRLKDELRRVPPGDMFREEADKYSQFDDKGLPTHDHEGKELSKGLVKKLQKLQQAQEKKYNEYLASLNATSG from the exons ATGTCTAAAAGAAGTCAGCCTATTTGGTCACGGCCGTTAAATAATGAAGAAAGGCCAGTGTTACGGTTATACAACAGTTTATCGCGGCAAAAGGAGGAATTCGTATGTTCCAATGGCAACAGGGTCAACTGGTACACCTGCGGGCCCACTGTTTACGATGCCTCCCACATGGGTCATGCCAG GTCATATATATCTTTTGACATTCTCAGACGAGTAATGTCTAATTATTTTGGACTGGATATTCTGTATGTGATGAACATCACAGACATTGATGACAAAATCATTAAAAGAGCAAGACAGAACCATTTATATGAAAAGTATGCAAAAGAAGAGAGAGATTTGAGTAAAACAATAGATGATGCAACAACAGTTGTGAATTACTATGAGAACATTGTCAGAACCACTGGTGACCCAGATAAAAAGGTTGCCATGCAAAAGATGTTAGACAG TGTAGCTTCTGCAGTTCAGGATCTCAAGTTAGCAGTAGAATGTAAGAATGATGCCAAGATCTCTGAAGCAAAGAATGCATTGCTTACGTCAGCAAAGGACCCAATATCAGAATGGTTAGACAGCCAGTTTGGTAGCACAGTCACTGATAATGCAATATTCACCACGTTACCAAGATATTGGGAAAATGAGTTTCATAAAGATATGAAAGCTTTAAAT GTCCTACCCCCAGATGTATTAACAAGAGTTAGTGAATATGTACCACAGATAGTTAAGTTTATAGAGAAAATCATTGAAAATGGTCTAGCTTATGAATCAAATGGCTCAGTGTATTTCAATGTGAGTGAGTTTGACAGCAAGAAGCACCACCATTATGCCCGGCTGGTGCCTGAAGCATACGGAGACACCAACTCATTACAAGAAGGGGAAG GCGACCTCAGCGCCGACAGCTCGGAGAAGCGGTCCGCGAACGACTTTGCGCTGTGGAAGCGGAGCAAGGCGGGCGAGCCCTCGTGGGGGTCGCCGTGGGGGCTCGGCCGGCCCGGCTGGCACATCGAGTGCTCGGCCATGGCGGCCGACGTGCTCGGCGACACGCTCGACGTGCACACCGGCGGCGTCGACCTCAAGTTCCCGCACCATGACAATGAGCTGGCTCAGAGTGAG GCATACTTCGACAAGCCCGGCTGGGTGAAGTACTTCCTGCACACGGGGCACCTGACCATCGCGGGCTGCAAGATGTCCAAGTCGCTGAAGAACTTCGTGACGATCGGCGAGGCGCTGCGGCGGCACAGCGCGCGCCAGCTGCGGCTCGCGTTCCTGCTGCACGGCTGGAAGGACACGCTCGACTACTCCACCAATACCATGGAGATGGCCATTCAGACTGAGAAGATGTTTAAT GAATTCTTCTTGACGGTGAAGGACGCGATGCGCGCGGGCTTCGACGAGGGCTGCGGCGGGGCGTGGCGCGTCGAGGAGCGCGCGCTGGCCGCCAAGCTGCAGGCCGCCAAGGACCAAGTCCACGCTGCCCTCTGCG ACAACATCGACACGCGCGGCGCGCTGGACGCGCTGCGCGAGCTGGTGGCGGCGTGCCACGTGTtcctgcgccgcgccgcgccgcgccccgcgccgctgcTGGCCGCGGCCGCGCGCTACGTCACCGACGTGTTGCACGTCTTCGGCGCGGTGGAGGGACCCCGAGGCGGCATCGGCTTCCCCGTCGGAGGTGGCGACAACGTCTGT CTAGAGGAAGTGGTGATGCCATACCTGGAAGCGCTGAGCACATTCCGAGCGCGCGTCCGGGACGCAGCGCGAGCGGTCAAGGCCACCGATGTGCTGGCGCTGTGCGACCAGCTGCGCGACGTCGACCTGCCCGAGCTGGGCGTGCGGCTCGAGGACAAGCCCG ACCGCACAGTGGTGAAGCTGGTCAGCAAAGAAGAATTGATGCGAGAGAAGGAAGAGAAAAAGCGAATAGAAGCAGAGAAGCTTAAGAAGAAGCAAGAACTGGCCGAAGCGCAGCGGCTCAAGGACGAGCTGAGGAGGGTCCCGCCCGGGGACATGTTCCGCGAGGAGGCCGACAAGTACTCGCAGTTCGACGACAAG GGTCTCCCAACACACGACCACGAAGGTAAGGAGTTGAGCAAGGGACTCGTCAAAAAGCTGCAAAAGCTGCAACAGGCCCAGGAGAAGAAATACAACGAGTACTTAGCCTCGCTCAACGCTACCAGCGGTTAG